A region of Campylobacter armoricus DNA encodes the following proteins:
- a CDS encoding 50S ribosomal protein L11 methyltransferase, translating into MQTYYYELFFQTDKEYLDLFLDLVFSLDIDAIEEKDEGVYIRSEEDIELIQIALHNFHQKLCEKFNTNIYFHSTLEKKENKNWIEEYKKGIQALTIDKIHIHTTWQEAKKDKINIIIDPALAFGSGHHESTYTCIEFLQKYANNSKFCLDVGCGSGILSIIMAKLGAKVQACDTDELAIVASKENAKLNQVLFDDIWVGSVNKSLHKYDIVVANIIADILIILEKDLKDKTKEGGILILSGILNKYEERIKDKFKDLTLLECKHKGEWLSLAYKKEKL; encoded by the coding sequence ATGCAAACATATTATTACGAACTTTTTTTTCAAACAGACAAGGAATATTTAGATTTATTCCTTGATCTCGTTTTTTCTCTAGATATAGACGCCATAGAAGAAAAAGATGAGGGTGTTTATATACGCTCAGAAGAAGATATAGAACTCATTCAAATAGCCTTACATAATTTTCATCAAAAATTATGTGAAAAATTTAACACTAATATTTATTTTCACTCTACTTTAGAAAAAAAAGAAAATAAAAACTGGATAGAAGAATATAAAAAAGGCATACAAGCTTTAACCATTGATAAAATCCACATCCATACTACTTGGCAAGAAGCAAAAAAAGATAAAATTAATATCATCATAGATCCTGCCTTGGCTTTTGGCTCAGGACATCATGAAAGTACCTATACTTGCATAGAATTTTTACAAAAATACGCAAATAATTCTAAATTTTGCTTAGATGTAGGCTGTGGAAGCGGGATTTTAAGTATCATCATGGCAAAACTTGGAGCTAAAGTTCAAGCTTGTGATACTGATGAATTAGCTATAGTTGCCAGCAAAGAAAATGCAAAATTAAATCAAGTTTTATTTGATGATATTTGGGTAGGTTCTGTTAATAAAAGCTTACATAAATATGATATAGTTGTTGCAAATATCATTGCTGATATTTTAATCATACTAGAAAAAGATCTAAAAGACAAAACCAAGGAAGGTGGAATCTTAATCTTATCTGGTATTTTAAATAAATATGAAGAAAGAATTAAAGATAAATTCAAAGATTTAACTTTATTAGAATGCAAGCATAAAGGAGAATGGTTGAGTTTAGCTTACAAAAAGGAAAAATTATAA
- the ftsH gene encoding ATP-dependent zinc metalloprotease FtsH: MNKKPNDQKDNQNNSFFNKNPIFIFAIFAIVAILLFKGFSDDGSMGIMGGENTKKVTYSELKTLIENNQIAQVNIGQTTIKAVSKAGNMVYITKKVSNDATFVPLLDSKGVSYGAFNESNWFIDILLSWVLPVFIFFGIWMFLASRMQKNMGGSILGIGSSKKLVNSEKPKVKFNDVAGVEEAKEEVKEIVDFLKYPERYINLGAKIPKGLLLVGPPGTGKTLLAKAVAGEADVPFFSVSGSSFIEMFVGVGASRVRDLFENAKKEAPAIVFIDEIDAIGKSRAASGMMGGNDEREQTLNQLLAEMDGFGTESSPVIVLAATNRPEVLDAALLRPGRFDRQVLVDKPDFKGRCDILKVHMKDVKISPEVKVEDIARLTAGLAGADLANIINEAALLAGRDSKKHVEQKDLVEAVERAIAGLEKKSRRINDKEKKIVTYHECGHALIAETTKGAKKVSKVSVIPRGLAALGYTLNTPEENKFLMQKHELLAEVDVLLGGRAAEEIFIKEISTGASNDLERATDIIKAMISMYGMSEIAGLMVLEKQRSTFLSGGQTIKDYSDKMAQDLDEYVKKTLDERYAGVKEILKTYSGAIEIMVQALYEEETIDGTKVREIIKNYEEENNLPTRLEEKELETTKEN, translated from the coding sequence ATGAATAAAAAACCAAACGATCAAAAAGATAATCAAAATAATAGCTTTTTTAATAAAAATCCTATTTTTATTTTCGCTATTTTTGCCATTGTAGCAATCCTCTTATTTAAAGGATTTTCTGATGATGGTAGTATGGGTATTATGGGTGGAGAGAATACTAAAAAAGTTACCTATTCTGAATTAAAAACTCTAATCGAAAACAACCAAATTGCTCAAGTTAATATAGGTCAAACTACCATAAAAGCCGTATCTAAAGCAGGAAATATGGTATATATTACCAAAAAAGTTTCAAACGATGCTACTTTTGTTCCTTTGCTGGATTCAAAAGGTGTTTCTTATGGGGCTTTTAATGAAAGTAATTGGTTTATAGATATCTTACTTTCATGGGTTTTACCAGTATTTATTTTCTTTGGTATATGGATGTTTTTAGCCTCTCGTATGCAAAAAAATATGGGTGGTTCTATCCTTGGTATAGGAAGTTCTAAAAAACTTGTAAATTCAGAAAAACCAAAAGTTAAATTTAATGATGTAGCAGGTGTTGAAGAAGCCAAAGAAGAAGTAAAAGAAATTGTTGATTTTTTAAAATATCCTGAAAGATACATTAATCTTGGAGCAAAAATTCCAAAAGGACTTTTACTTGTAGGTCCTCCAGGTACAGGTAAAACCCTACTTGCAAAAGCTGTGGCAGGTGAAGCTGATGTTCCATTTTTTAGTGTTTCAGGATCATCATTTATAGAAATGTTTGTAGGTGTTGGGGCTAGTAGAGTTAGAGATTTATTTGAAAATGCTAAAAAAGAAGCTCCAGCTATTGTTTTTATAGATGAAATTGATGCTATAGGTAAATCGCGTGCAGCAAGTGGTATGATGGGTGGCAATGATGAAAGAGAACAAACTCTAAATCAACTTTTAGCTGAAATGGATGGCTTTGGCACTGAAAGCTCACCAGTAATTGTTTTAGCAGCGACAAATCGTCCTGAAGTTTTAGATGCAGCATTACTTAGACCTGGGCGTTTTGATAGACAAGTTTTGGTTGATAAGCCAGATTTTAAAGGTAGATGCGATATATTAAAAGTTCATATGAAAGATGTGAAAATTTCACCTGAAGTCAAAGTAGAAGATATTGCAAGATTAACAGCAGGACTTGCGGGTGCTGATTTAGCAAACATTATTAATGAAGCCGCTTTACTTGCAGGTAGAGATTCTAAAAAACATGTAGAGCAAAAAGACCTAGTCGAAGCGGTAGAAAGAGCCATAGCAGGTCTTGAGAAAAAATCACGCAGAATTAATGATAAAGAGAAAAAAATCGTGACTTATCATGAATGTGGTCATGCTTTAATAGCTGAAACCACAAAAGGTGCTAAAAAAGTTAGTAAAGTTTCTGTTATACCAAGAGGACTTGCGGCTTTAGGATACACACTTAACACTCCTGAAGAAAATAAATTCTTAATGCAAAAACATGAACTCTTAGCCGAAGTAGATGTGCTCTTAGGTGGGCGTGCGGCTGAAGAGATTTTTATTAAAGAAATTTCAACAGGTGCAAGTAACGATCTTGAGCGCGCAACTGATATTATCAAAGCTATGATTTCTATGTATGGTATGAGCGAAATAGCAGGGTTAATGGTACTTGAAAAACAAAGAAGTACTTTTTTAAGTGGCGGACAAACTATAAAAGATTATTCTGACAAAATGGCACAAGATTTAGATGAGTATGTGAAGAAAACTCTAGATGAACGCTATGCAGGGGTAAAAGAAATTTTAAAAACATACAGCGGAGCTATAGAAATAATGGTTCAAGCATTATATGAAGAAGAAACTATTGATGGTACTAAAGTAAGAGAAATAATTAAAAATTATGAAGAAGAAAACAATCTTCCAACGCGTTTAGAAGAAAAAGAGTTAGAAACTACTAAGGAAAACTAA
- a CDS encoding phosphatidylserine decarboxylase, translating to MKTNFIAKAGWNLLIILAIVFVIAQFIWGFSWLLCCIFILFAYLFRTSKIDYIADTNTIISPIEGKIKCIKTSSYKELGECIEVQIVNSIFSQGNIIAPLDMDVEESRIKHGLFLCPFMKNTNLMSERMLFLARSKNKQWALRIIFGALNRKTHIYDFGHHLNHGQNIGFMLDGSISLLLPKDSRICVNENDKVRVGALIGYLNP from the coding sequence ATGAAAACAAATTTTATTGCAAAGGCTGGTTGGAATTTACTTATAATTCTAGCCATAGTCTTTGTAATAGCTCAATTTATATGGGGATTTTCCTGGCTTTTATGTTGTATTTTTATACTTTTTGCTTATCTTTTTAGAACAAGCAAGATTGATTATATAGCAGATACAAATACTATAATATCTCCTATAGAAGGGAAAATCAAATGCATAAAAACAAGCTCGTATAAAGAACTTGGAGAATGCATAGAAGTGCAAATTGTTAATAGCATTTTTTCACAAGGAAACATTATAGCTCCACTTGATATGGATGTAGAAGAAAGCAGAATTAAACATGGACTTTTTTTATGTCCATTTATGAAAAATACAAATTTAATGAGCGAAAGAATGCTATTTTTAGCTCGTTCTAAAAATAAACAATGGGCTTTGCGTATTATTTTTGGAGCATTGAATAGAAAAACTCATATATACGATTTTGGACATCATTTAAATCATGGACAAAATATAGGCTTTATGCTTGATGGCAGTATAAGCTTATTGCTCCCAAAAGATTCCAGAATTTGCGTCAATGAAAACGACAAAGTTCGTGTTGGTGCATTGATAGGATACTTAAATCCATGA
- the pssA gene encoding CDP-diacylglycerol--serine O-phosphatidyltransferase, producing the protein MNFKLIYILPNLFTAASIFLGIISVIASINQNFDKALIYIILSLICDGLDGRVARATNSTSKFGIEFDSLADLIAFGVAPAMLFYMSIGYEYGRFGSLIAGLFVVFGAIRLARFNVTTGTYEPSVFIGLPIPTAAVVSALWVSAYLYYDFLHEYSLFIVCIQMLLAFLMVSNIRYPSFKKIDLKRANVLKVLILLVILFSMLYLYFLESALIVASLYVLYGITRGIFTLMRKSKKE; encoded by the coding sequence ATGAATTTTAAATTAATTTATATTTTACCAAATCTTTTTACAGCTGCTTCGATATTTTTAGGAATCATTTCAGTAATAGCCTCTATCAATCAAAACTTTGATAAAGCTTTAATTTATATCATTTTATCATTAATTTGTGATGGTCTAGATGGACGCGTAGCAAGAGCTACTAATTCTACTTCTAAATTTGGTATTGAGTTTGATTCCTTAGCTGATTTAATAGCATTTGGTGTTGCACCAGCTATGCTTTTTTATATGAGTATAGGTTATGAATACGGTCGCTTTGGTTCTTTAATCGCAGGTTTATTTGTGGTTTTTGGTGCCATACGCTTAGCAAGGTTTAATGTTACTACAGGAACCTATGAACCTTCTGTTTTTATAGGATTACCTATACCTACAGCTGCTGTTGTAAGTGCTTTATGGGTAAGTGCTTATTTGTATTATGATTTTTTGCATGAATATTCCTTATTTATTGTATGCATACAAATGCTTTTAGCATTTTTAATGGTTAGCAATATAAGATATCCGAGTTTTAAAAAAATTGATCTTAAAAGAGCTAATGTTTTAAAAGTTTTAATACTTTTAGTGATTTTATTTTCTATGCTTTATTTATACTTTTTAGAAAGTGCATTGATTGTTGCTAGCTTGTATGTGCTTTATGGTATTACACGAGGCATTTTTACTTTAATGCGTAAATCTAAAAAAGAATAA
- a CDS encoding DNA methylase has protein sequence MQIYASIDLKSFYASAECVLRNLDPLTTNLIVADESRTDKTIILAVSPALKTYNIPSRLRLFEFKQKIHLLNFERLKQNQKQHFKAKSFNKLELENDLNLKIDYIVAKPRMATYIEFSSKIYSIYLKYFDTKDIHIYSIDEVFIDLSSYLDKYKLSAYELLTKVLLDILHTSKITATAGIGTNLYLAKIAMDILAKRQKIDENGLLIAFLDEKLYRYKMWQHKPLKDFWRIGKGIALKLENLNIHTMGDLARFSLKHEALLYKYFGVNAELLIDHAWGIETCTMKDIKNYKSQNHSKVMAKVLPFAYDNNQAMKVLKELVDHLVLELIQNNLKTNHITLNIQYDKSNLENSSLLASYKGAITKDNYGRTIPKNAHGSINLENFTYSLKIINKKALELFCKISDKNLSIRKISLSLNNITDKAQENFQELNLFSDFNAILQEKNQLAKEEKLQKARLQIIQKFGKKAILKASSLDDETKEISSLIGGHNA, from the coding sequence ATGCAAATTTACGCTTCTATAGATTTAAAATCTTTTTATGCTTCAGCTGAATGTGTTTTAAGAAATTTAGATCCTTTAACAACAAATCTCATCGTAGCAGATGAGTCAAGAACAGATAAAACCATTATACTAGCAGTTTCTCCTGCACTAAAAACTTATAATATACCTAGCAGATTAAGACTTTTTGAGTTTAAACAAAAAATCCATTTATTAAATTTTGAAAGACTAAAACAAAACCAAAAGCAACACTTCAAAGCCAAAAGTTTTAATAAATTAGAACTTGAAAATGACTTAAACTTAAAAATAGACTACATTGTTGCTAAACCTAGAATGGCTACTTATATAGAATTTAGCTCAAAAATATATAGTATTTATTTAAAATATTTTGATACTAAGGATATACATATATATTCTATTGATGAAGTTTTTATAGATCTTAGCTCTTATCTTGATAAATATAAACTTTCAGCTTATGAGCTACTTACTAAAGTTTTGCTTGATATTTTACATACAAGTAAAATCACTGCAACAGCTGGCATAGGTACAAATTTATACTTAGCAAAAATTGCTATGGACATACTTGCCAAAAGACAAAAAATAGATGAAAATGGTTTGCTTATAGCCTTTTTAGATGAAAAATTATATAGATATAAAATGTGGCAGCACAAACCTTTAAAAGATTTTTGGCGTATAGGTAAAGGTATTGCCTTAAAACTTGAAAATTTAAACATTCATACTATGGGAGATCTTGCAAGATTTTCTTTAAAACATGAAGCTTTGCTTTATAAATACTTTGGTGTAAATGCTGAACTATTAATCGATCATGCTTGGGGTATTGAAACTTGCACGATGAAAGATATCAAAAATTATAAATCACAAAATCACTCTAAAGTCATGGCTAAAGTTTTACCTTTTGCATATGATAATAATCAAGCAATGAAAGTTTTAAAAGAGCTTGTCGATCATTTAGTACTTGAACTTATACAAAATAACCTTAAAACAAACCATATCACACTAAATATACAATATGATAAAAGTAATTTAGAAAATTCAAGCCTTTTAGCTTCTTATAAAGGAGCTATTACTAAAGATAATTATGGAAGAACTATACCTAAAAATGCTCATGGAAGTATAAATTTAGAAAATTTTACCTATTCTTTAAAAATCATCAATAAAAAAGCCTTAGAGCTTTTTTGCAAAATCAGCGATAAAAACTTAAGCATTAGAAAAATCAGCCTAAGTTTAAATAATATCACAGATAAAGCTCAAGAAAATTTCCAAGAATTAAATTTATTTAGTGATTTTAATGCAATTTTGCAAGAAAAAAATCAACTTGCAAAAGAAGAAAAACTCCAAAAAGCAAGACTTCAAATCATACAAAAATTTGGTAAAAAGGCCATATTAAAAGCCTCAAGCTTAGATGATGAAACCAAAGAAATTTCTTCTTTAATAGGAGGTCATAATGCATGA
- the ciaB gene encoding invasion protein CiaB gives MNDFKQIAKIVKNRKQNINSLYNILQTNQNHPLIDRALELANLENEKSNVLAMLRRLVDLKEENLVQELEKKGLSEEEISQIKYKVFSLVRAFYEVEHQDLIDEIKSKNLLDEFYFNLVQGVHNIGVVMNSFELVWSKQILDTNNKILKEQFPNLSDALEFLKQNELYQLNQDGEICERSYGALVKIGTLWRFLPYAKAFENEVLKLEYEFDKLLEKLRNCALDDEKNAYIDYIEKLKFAFCEKDNNEVVKKWQEAELAWMEVKCPLQIGHPLEYYEDSYTHAVALEWDIRLEDVSDFNGSVFKEKIKESFAMVYANLDEEDEALFDEVNFNLEKTQLYICMPMIFYGAELKGLFSAQVVPNDEYVSNIAGKKIFAFLNYVYENAKTKPFMKLSSMVFEKEFLDYGREILFYNEKLWKRIYEVSTIGHEFGHIFFVANDSEKKMNESGVFKNIEEFKATAGGLVNFFLHEEDDLKLPVFYELIKRAIGLIAWQRVEEVKPYYTEGLIHLSLLFKSGVLSFANEKLNIKFDEEAYEAFKAVFMQNYYKLARHYMLKEDAKNYLDEFCVLEDEVFLPLDEECKEFVKYYYELYKLYGNEIDESGEFEKYSNVK, from the coding sequence ATGAATGATTTTAAGCAAATAGCAAAAATTGTGAAAAATAGGAAACAAAATATCAATAGTCTTTATAATATACTTCAAACTAATCAAAACCATCCTTTGATAGATAGAGCTTTAGAACTAGCTAATCTTGAAAATGAAAAAAGCAATGTGTTGGCGATGTTGCGTCGTTTGGTGGATTTAAAAGAAGAAAATTTAGTCCAAGAACTTGAGAAAAAAGGCTTGAGTGAAGAAGAAATTTCTCAAATAAAATATAAAGTTTTTTCTTTAGTAAGAGCCTTTTATGAAGTAGAACACCAAGATTTAATCGATGAGATTAAAAGTAAAAATTTATTAGATGAATTTTACTTTAATTTAGTTCAAGGTGTGCATAATATAGGTGTAGTTATGAATTCATTTGAACTTGTTTGGAGTAAGCAAATTTTAGATACAAACAATAAAATTTTAAAAGAACAATTTCCAAATTTAAGTGATGCATTGGAGTTTTTAAAACAAAATGAGCTTTATCAGCTTAATCAAGATGGTGAAATTTGTGAAAGAAGTTATGGGGCTTTAGTAAAAATTGGAACTCTTTGGAGATTTTTACCTTATGCAAAAGCTTTTGAAAATGAGGTTTTAAAACTTGAATATGAGTTTGATAAATTATTAGAAAAACTAAGAAATTGTGCTTTAGATGATGAAAAAAATGCTTATATTGATTATATAGAAAAATTAAAATTTGCTTTTTGTGAAAAAGATAATAACGAAGTAGTTAAAAAATGGCAAGAAGCAGAACTTGCATGGATGGAAGTAAAATGCCCATTACAAATTGGTCATCCTTTAGAATACTATGAAGACTCTTATACGCATGCTGTGGCACTTGAATGGGATATACGCTTAGAAGATGTGAGCGATTTTAATGGGAGCGTGTTTAAAGAAAAAATTAAAGAAAGTTTTGCAATGGTGTATGCAAATTTAGATGAAGAAGATGAAGCTTTGTTTGATGAAGTGAATTTTAATCTTGAAAAAACTCAGCTTTATATTTGTATGCCTATGATTTTTTATGGAGCAGAGCTTAAGGGGCTTTTTTCTGCTCAAGTAGTGCCAAATGATGAATATGTAAGCAATATAGCAGGCAAAAAGATTTTTGCTTTTTTAAATTATGTTTATGAAAATGCTAAAACTAAGCCTTTTATGAAGCTTTCTTCTATGGTATTTGAAAAAGAATTTTTAGATTATGGTAGAGAAATTTTATTTTATAATGAAAAATTATGGAAAAGAATTTATGAGGTTTCTACCATAGGTCATGAGTTTGGGCATATTTTCTTTGTGGCAAATGATAGCGAAAAGAAAATGAATGAAAGTGGTGTGTTTAAAAATATAGAAGAGTTTAAAGCTACTGCGGGCGGGCTTGTGAATTTCTTTTTGCATGAAGAAGATGATTTAAAGCTTCCTGTGTTTTATGAGCTTATTAAAAGGGCTATAGGATTGATCGCTTGGCAAAGAGTAGAGGAGGTTAAGCCTTATTATACAGAAGGTTTGATTCATTTGTCATTATTGTTTAAATCAGGGGTGTTATCTTTTGCAAATGAGAAATTAAACATTAAATTTGATGAGGAAGCTTATGAAGCCTTTAAGGCTGTGTTTATGCAAAATTATTACAAGCTGGCAAGACATTATATGCTAAAAGAAGATGCGAAAAATTATTTAGATGAATTTTGTGTTTTAGAAGATGAGGTATTTTTACCACTTGATGAAGAATGTAAAGAATTTGTAAAATACTACTATGAATTGTATAAACTTTATGGCAATGAAATCGATGAAAGTGGTGAGTTTGAAAAATACTCCAATGTAAAATAA
- a CDS encoding acyl-CoA thioesterase produces the protein MKDMGEPKLRVIAMPSNTNPAGNIFGGWIMSQIDLAGAIAARELSPQRVVTVAVDKIIFKEPIFVGDLVSCYAKIIKAGNTSITVEVEVVTQRANEYGRVYCMHVTSAVVTYVSVDKDGNKFPIDADLKRLHGF, from the coding sequence ATGAAAGATATGGGAGAACCTAAGCTAAGAGTTATAGCTATGCCAAGCAATACAAACCCCGCTGGTAATATCTTTGGTGGTTGGATCATGTCACAAATTGATCTAGCCGGAGCCATTGCCGCAAGAGAACTTTCCCCACAAAGAGTTGTCACGGTTGCAGTAGATAAAATCATTTTTAAAGAGCCGATTTTCGTAGGTGATTTGGTATCTTGCTATGCAAAAATTATCAAAGCAGGCAATACTTCTATCACCGTAGAAGTAGAAGTAGTTACCCAAAGAGCTAATGAATATGGCCGTGTATATTGTATGCATGTAACTTCAGCTGTAGTAACTTATGTAAGCGTAGATAAAGATGGAAATAAATTTCCTATTGATGCTGATTTAAAAAGATTACACGGCTTTTGA
- a CDS encoding ribose-phosphate pyrophosphokinase, whose amino-acid sequence MRGYKIFSGSANEEFAKKISKYLSLPLSNAGVKRFSDGEISIQIDESVRGKDVFIIQSTCAPTNDNLMELLIMTDALRRSSASSITAIIPYFGYARQDRKASPRVPITAKLVANLIESAGVDRVATIDLHAGQIQGFFDIPVDNLYGSIIFNDYIKNKNYKNPIIASPDIGGIARARSVAKALGLDIVIVDKRREKANESEVMNVIGDVKDKEVILVDDIIDTAGTIVKAAEVFKSKGAKSVIACCTHPVLSGVAYERIAKDALDELVVTDTIPLKQQMDKIKVLSVAPIFGEVIRRVYHNESVNSLFV is encoded by the coding sequence ATGCGTGGATATAAAATATTTTCTGGTTCAGCAAATGAGGAATTTGCTAAAAAGATCTCAAAATACCTTTCATTGCCTCTAAGCAATGCAGGTGTGAAGCGTTTTAGTGATGGTGAAATTAGTATTCAAATAGATGAAAGTGTGCGTGGTAAAGATGTATTTATCATACAAAGTACTTGTGCTCCAACCAATGATAACCTAATGGAGCTTTTAATCATGACAGATGCTTTGCGTCGATCAAGCGCAAGCTCTATCACAGCTATCATTCCTTATTTTGGCTATGCAAGACAAGATAGAAAAGCAAGTCCTAGAGTGCCAATTACAGCAAAATTAGTAGCAAATCTCATAGAATCAGCAGGAGTAGATAGAGTAGCTACCATAGACTTACATGCTGGACAAATTCAAGGTTTTTTTGATATACCTGTGGATAATCTTTATGGAAGTATTATTTTTAATGATTATATTAAAAATAAAAATTATAAAAATCCTATCATCGCAAGTCCTGATATAGGTGGTATAGCAAGAGCTAGAAGCGTAGCAAAAGCTTTAGGACTTGATATAGTTATAGTGGATAAAAGACGCGAAAAAGCCAATGAAAGCGAAGTGATGAATGTCATCGGTGATGTAAAAGATAAAGAAGTAATTTTAGTAGATGATATCATCGATACAGCAGGAACCATAGTAAAAGCTGCTGAAGTGTTTAAAAGCAAAGGTGCAAAATCTGTGATAGCTTGCTGTACTCACCCTGTACTTAGTGGTGTAGCTTATGAAAGAATAGCCAAAGATGCATTAGATGAGCTAGTAGTAACTGATACTATACCTTTAAAACAACAAATGGATAAAATCAAAGTCTTAAGCGTAGCACCTATTTTTGGTGAGGTAATACGCAGAGTTTATCATAACGAAAGTGTGAATTCTTTATTTGTATAA
- a CDS encoding acyl carrier protein encodes MNKNEMIQALEDILMLNPGELKEDSILKDYEDWDSLAFLNLMALFDSKFNMNITSEEISNLKTVNDILKLAKII; translated from the coding sequence ATGAATAAAAATGAAATGATTCAAGCTTTAGAAGACATTTTAATGCTAAATCCAGGAGAGTTAAAAGAAGATAGTATATTAAAAGACTATGAAGATTGGGATAGTCTTGCATTTTTAAATCTGATGGCTCTTTTTGATTCAAAATTCAATATGAATATTACTTCGGAAGAAATTTCTAACTTAAAAACAGTAAATGATATTTTGAAACTAGCTAAGATAATATAA
- a CDS encoding ketoacyl-ACP synthase III: MQNFSKGKIRHICSVLPSKKVSNFDNPFFSEKDKQKIIKQIGVETRYILDKDKNEKISELFIKAAEATLEALRWEKNTIDAIIVLTQSNEFRYPAMACYIQGKIGLRKENLIAFDVNLGCSGYVYALNIAYNYISNGLKRVLLLVGDASSETILPDNRETAFLFGDGVSCTAVEAENSKSYFCFKTLGEGYDLIIAPYKDGYMQMKGIEVFDYTIRNIPLAFENILKLANLTKEQISQFYFHQANSFVLNYLGNKLGISEKLPNNMLNFGNENSNSIPLLICDLKNQNYKNVMLMGYGVGFSVATCILEELDCTCNIIYNKLDK, encoded by the coding sequence ATGCAAAATTTCTCCAAAGGTAAAATAAGACATATTTGTTCTGTATTGCCAAGTAAAAAAGTTTCAAATTTTGATAACCCATTTTTTAGCGAAAAAGATAAACAAAAAATCATCAAACAAATTGGGGTTGAAACAAGATATATTTTAGATAAAGATAAAAACGAAAAAATAAGTGAGTTATTTATTAAAGCAGCAGAAGCTACTTTAGAAGCACTTAGATGGGAAAAAAATACCATTGATGCAATAATAGTTCTAACACAAAGTAATGAATTTCGTTATCCAGCTATGGCTTGCTATATTCAAGGAAAAATAGGTTTAAGAAAAGAAAATTTGATTGCTTTTGATGTAAATTTAGGTTGTAGTGGCTATGTGTATGCACTTAATATTGCTTATAATTATATATCTAATGGATTAAAGCGTGTTTTGCTTTTAGTTGGTGATGCTTCAAGTGAAACCATTTTACCTGATAATAGGGAAACTGCTTTTTTATTTGGAGATGGTGTTAGTTGCACAGCGGTTGAAGCAGAAAATAGTAAAAGCTATTTCTGTTTTAAAACTTTAGGTGAAGGATATGATCTCATTATAGCTCCATATAAAGATGGATATATGCAAATGAAAGGGATTGAAGTATTTGATTATACTATTAGAAATATACCATTAGCATTTGAAAATATATTAAAATTAGCAAATTTAACAAAAGAACAAATTTCACAATTTTATTTCCACCAAGCCAATTCTTTTGTTTTAAACTATCTTGGAAATAAACTAGGTATAAGTGAAAAATTGCCAAATAATATGCTTAATTTCGGAAATGAAAATTCAAATTCTATTCCCTTATTAATTTGTGATTTAAAAAATCAAAATTATAAAAATGTTATGTTAATGGGTTATGGAGTTGGTTTTTCAGTAGCAACTTGCATTTTAGAAGAATTAGATTGCACTTGCAACATAATCTATAATAAATTGGATAAATGA